The following coding sequences lie in one Calothrix sp. NIES-2098 genomic window:
- a CDS encoding glutathione S-transferase: MTIVVHHLNNSRSQRVLWLLEELGIEYDIKYYERDPKTMQAPASLRQVHPLGKSPVITDAGETIAESGAIIEYIVERYGNGRLIPPSGTPERLRYTYWLHYAEGSAMPPLVMNLIFNRFAAENSSANDAFIAPQIKLHFDYIEAELGKSTWFVGEEFTAADIQMSFPLEIVATLPEQIENRPKIQQFIERIQARPAYKRALERGGKYDYANSIQ; this comes from the coding sequence ATGACGATTGTTGTCCATCATCTTAACAACTCGCGATCGCAGCGCGTGCTATGGCTGCTTGAAGAATTAGGTATCGAATACGACATCAAGTACTATGAACGCGACCCAAAGACGATGCAAGCACCAGCATCACTACGGCAAGTTCATCCGCTTGGTAAGTCACCAGTAATTACAGATGCAGGGGAAACTATTGCTGAGTCAGGAGCGATTATCGAATACATAGTAGAGCGCTACGGCAACGGTCGGCTAATTCCACCATCTGGTACACCAGAGCGTCTGCGTTACACCTATTGGTTGCATTATGCGGAAGGTTCGGCAATGCCACCTTTAGTGATGAACCTCATCTTTAACCGTTTTGCAGCAGAAAACAGCAGTGCCAACGATGCATTTATCGCGCCCCAAATCAAGCTTCACTTTGACTATATAGAAGCTGAACTTGGTAAGAGTACATGGTTTGTAGGCGAAGAATTCACCGCCGCCGATATCCAAATGAGCTTTCCTTTGGAAATTGTCGCTACGCTTCCTGAACAAATTGAGAATCGACCAAAGATTCAGCAATTTATTGAACGCATTCAGGCGCGCCCTGCTTACAAACGCGCCCTTGAACGTGGTGGTAAATACGACTACGCCAACAGCATTCAATAA
- a CDS encoding integrase family protein yields the protein MYKKRKYIAEGEIRFSPKCDYRISTLRTIYETLQEAYDERSEYEKDIWDMRKLGVKLVKSARDHHLNFTLILQPWLRQATKSYIRYCLAIQAGGTCRNKLKYLSHFSEFINKLATEIRPEDINRSLIVEYLSDLASLDLTSSYRQGSIGALKEFLELSTREGWVNVTEKSLIYPSDYPKTTEHLPKYISSYVIEQLNQHLDALPPYIMRMVLILEETGRRISEVCCLPWDCIKQDSQGDWFLIHYQYKMKKQDSIPVSKELAAVIQEQQEFIISQWGQGFPYLFPTPKPWGKGEPMSGSNFNYALKKLAYEKNICDESGDIYQFHSHQFRHTVGTRMINNGVPIHIVQRYLGHTSLEMTLRYAHIHDQTLKAEFAKYQGRMVDITGKIVQTESVIAEMAFGSNLDNIDEQWMKQNILAQALPNGLCSLPVVQGACPYGANKCLSCTHFKTDIRYLDKHQEHLERTNKIVEWAQQNQGSKRAKEILKENLPVQENLERIIATLEINHEA from the coding sequence ATGTACAAAAAAAGAAAATATATAGCTGAAGGTGAAATTCGATTTAGTCCAAAATGTGACTATCGGATATCTACCCTCAGAACAATATATGAAACTTTGCAGGAAGCTTACGATGAACGTTCTGAGTATGAGAAAGATATTTGGGATATGCGAAAGTTAGGGGTAAAGCTTGTCAAATCAGCAAGAGACCACCACCTAAACTTTACGTTAATTTTGCAGCCTTGGTTGCGCCAAGCGACTAAATCTTATATTCGCTATTGTCTTGCTATTCAAGCAGGAGGAACTTGCCGTAATAAACTTAAGTACCTCAGCCATTTTTCTGAATTTATTAATAAATTAGCTACAGAAATTCGTCCCGAAGATATTAATCGTTCATTGATTGTTGAATATTTAAGTGACTTAGCATCTTTGGATTTAACCAGTTCATATAGACAAGGTTCAATTGGTGCTTTAAAGGAATTTTTAGAGCTATCTACAAGAGAAGGATGGGTTAATGTAACAGAAAAAAGTTTAATTTATCCTAGTGATTATCCCAAAACTACTGAACATTTACCTAAATATATTTCTTCTTATGTCATCGAACAATTGAATCAACATCTAGATGCCTTACCACCTTACATTATGAGGATGGTGTTGATTTTAGAAGAAACGGGAAGACGGATTAGTGAAGTTTGCTGTCTACCTTGGGACTGTATTAAACAGGATTCTCAGGGAGATTGGTTTTTAATTCACTATCAATACAAAATGAAAAAGCAAGATAGTATTCCTGTCAGTAAGGAATTAGCAGCAGTTATTCAAGAACAGCAGGAATTTATTATTAGTCAATGGGGTCAAGGTTTTCCATATCTTTTTCCTACTCCTAAGCCTTGGGGTAAGGGAGAACCAATGAGTGGTAGTAATTTTAATTATGCTTTAAAAAAGCTGGCTTACGAGAAGAATATCTGTGATGAATCAGGAGATATTTATCAATTTCACTCTCACCAATTTCGTCATACAGTAGGGACGCGCATGATTAATAATGGGGTTCCGATACATATTGTGCAGCGTTACCTTGGGCATACATCATTAGAAATGACGTTACGTTATGCCCACATCCACGACCAAACCCTTAAAGCGGAATTTGCTAAATATCAGGGTAGGATGGTGGATATTACTGGCAAGATTGTTCAAACAGAAAGCGTCATTGCAGAGATGGCTTTCGGGTCAAATCTAGACAATATTGATGAGCAATGGATGAAGCAGAATATACTAGCCCAGGCGTTGCCTAATGGTCTTTGCAGCTTACCTGTAGTCCAGGGTGCTTGTCCTTATGGAGCTAACAAATGTTTAAGTTGTACTCATTTCAAGACTGATATTAGATATTTAGACAAACACCAAGAGCATTTAGAACGCACTAACAAAATAGTTGAATGGGCGCAGCAAAATCAAGGCAGTAAGAGAGCTAAGGAGATTCTTAAAGAAAATTTACCAGTTCAAGAAAATTTGGAGCGCATTATTGCAACCTTGGAGATTAACCATGAGGCATGA
- a CDS encoding NC domain protein has translation MRGDHVYYNCGAYSHHGIDCGDGTVIHYTKSQGNISRISWADFASGMTVFVKEYGQCDTPDTVVWRAESRLGENAYDLFDNNCEHFATWCKTGIHASEQVRNVGAVGVGASGSGAAVAGSLGVVSAAGAAAGLSGAGIMSGLATVGGVVGGGAVAGIGALGLAPAAITKIAMDQVLTDDENLPDDEREARAVGRTMTTVGALAGTAGAVGTVAAAGSVAGLSAAGITSGLAAVGATVGGGMVAGVAITVAAPAAAAAAVGFGAYKLWKWISE, from the coding sequence ATGCGGGGAGATCACGTTTACTACAATTGCGGTGCTTACAGCCATCATGGTATTGACTGTGGTGATGGTACAGTCATTCACTACACCAAAAGTCAAGGAAATATTTCTCGTATTTCTTGGGCTGACTTTGCATCAGGAATGACAGTTTTTGTAAAAGAGTATGGTCAATGTGATACACCAGATACTGTAGTTTGGCGTGCTGAAAGCAGATTAGGGGAAAATGCTTACGACCTATTTGATAATAATTGCGAACACTTTGCTACATGGTGCAAAACAGGTATACACGCAAGCGAGCAAGTAAGAAATGTAGGAGCAGTTGGAGTGGGAGCATCTGGAAGTGGAGCAGCAGTTGCAGGTAGTCTCGGTGTTGTTAGTGCTGCTGGAGCAGCTGCCGGGTTAAGTGGAGCAGGGATTATGTCAGGTCTGGCTACCGTAGGCGGAGTTGTTGGAGGTGGTGCAGTTGCAGGCATTGGTGCGCTTGGTTTAGCTCCTGCTGCTATCACAAAAATAGCTATGGATCAGGTTTTAACAGATGATGAAAACCTTCCAGATGATGAACGTGAAGCTCGTGCTGTTGGAAGAACCATGACAACTGTAGGTGCTTTAGCTGGTACTGCTGGAGCCGTTGGTACAGTCGCTGCTGCTGGAAGTGTTGCTGGTTTGAGCGCGGCTGGAATAACTTCTGGATTAGCAGCAGTTGGGGCGACAGTTGGAGGTGGAATGGTAGCAGGTGTTGCTATTACGGTTGCAGCACCTGCGGCTGCGGCTGCGGCTGTAGGCTTTGGTGCTTACAAACTCTGGAAATGGATATCAGAATAA